One genomic region from Argentina anserina chromosome 2, drPotAnse1.1, whole genome shotgun sequence encodes:
- the LOC126784430 gene encoding endo-1,4-beta-xylanase 5-like has translation MIKMFKEACTNLLLACIFLYFGHGTSAPTYNYTTTTKCLKEPLGTSYGGGIIVNPEFNHNIEGWKAFGQGKIRERISQDGNRFLVAHSRKNASDSFSQKVQVEQAKLYTFSASVQVSEGSEVVAVVFKFPTGENIRAGDVIAAHGCWTLLKGGIVANFTSSVEILFESKNISLEIWVDNVSLQPFTKEEWKSHQDKSITEVRKSKVSLQVTQANKAPLTGARVSIKQTKSDFPFGCGMNHNILTSTDYQNWFASRFRYTTFTNEMKWYSNEKIQGHENYTIADGMLKFAKENGISIRGHNVFWDDPKMQPGWVNSTLSSEQLRTASAERINSVVCRYKGQLIAWDVMNENLHFRFFEDKLGENASAAFYYTAQQLDPGTMMFLNEYNTMEYSSDEASSPANYMKKLEEILSYPGNANLTAGIGLQGHFGSGQPNLAYMRSVLDFLGAPGYPIWLTEVSVGIGPNQAQYLEEVLREGYSHPAVQGIIMFVGPITAGFNETTLVDNNFNNTPAGDVVDKLIAEWKTGPLELTTDDQGYINVSLFHGDYEVTAEDNVGSSAATLGFKVTKDEPQAFVQVQIDT, from the exons ATGATCAAGATGTTCAAAGAAGCTTGCACCAATCTATTGCTTGCCTGCATTTTTCTGTACTTTG GGCATGGCACCTCTGCTCCAACCTACAACTACACCACCACAACAAAG TGCTTGAAAGAGCCCCTAGGAACTTCATATGGAGGAGGGATTATAGTGAACCCAGAATTTAATCACAACATTGAAGGATGGAAAGCATTTGGACAAGGAAAGATCAGAGAACGAATATCACAGGATGGAAACAGGTTCCTTGTGGCACACAGTAGAAAAAATGCATCAGACAGTTTCTCCCAGAAGGTTCAAGTTGAGCAAGCAAAACTATATACTTTTTCTG CTTCTGTCCAAGTCAGTGAAGGAAGTGAGGTTGTAGCAGTTGTCTTTAAGTTCCCCACGGGCGAAAACATACGTGCTGGCGATGTGATAGCTGCGCATGGTTGCTGGACCCTGCTAAAAGGTGGCATAGTAGCAAATTTCACGAGTTCAGTTGAGATTCTTTTTGAG AGCAAAAATATATCACTGGAAATATGGGTGGACAATGTCTCATTACAACCATTCACCAAGGAGGAATGGAAATCCCACCAAGACAAAAGCATTACTGag GTACGAAAGAGTAAGGTCAGTTTGCAGGTAACTCAGGCAAATAAAGCTCCTCTTACTGGTGCAAGAGTTTCCATCAAGCAGACCAAGTCGGACTTCCCATTTGGATGTGGCATGAACCATAACATCCTCACTAGCACTGATTACCAGAATTGGTTTGCATCAAGATTTAGATATACAACTTTCACCAATGAGATGAAGTGGTACAGCAATGAGAAGATACAAGGCCACGAAAACTATACTATCGCAGATGGGATGCTGAAATTTGCCAAAGAGAATGGCATTTCTATTAGAGGTCACAATGTCTTCTGGGACGATCCAAAAATGCAGCCTGGCTGGGTTAACAGTACCCTTTCCTCCGAGCAGCTAAGAACAGCATCAGCAGAGAGAATCAATTCAGTGGTTTGTAGATACAAAGGACAACTAATTGCTTGGGATGTAATGAATGAAAATCTTCACTTCAGATTCTTTGAGGATAAACTCGGTGAAAACGCTTCTGCAGCCTTCTACTACACAGCACAACAGCTTGATCCTGGCACTATGATGTTCTTGAATGAGTATAATACCATGGAATATAGTAGCGACGAGGCGTCAAGTCCAGCCAACTACATGAAGAAACTTGAAGAAATTTTGTCATATCCTGGAAATGCTAATCTAACAGCAGGAATAGGTTTGCAAGGTCACTTTGGTTCTGGTCAGCCAAATCTTGCGTACATGAGATCTGTTTTAGACTTTTTAGGTGCACCTGGTTATCCAATATGGCTTACAGAAGTGAGTGTGGGAATAGGCCCAAATCAG GCTCAGTATTTGGAAGAGGTACTAAGGGAGGGTTATTCGCATCCTGCGGTCCAAGGGATCATTATGTTCGTAGGTCCGATCACAGCTGGTTTTAATGAAACTACTCTTGTAGATAACAACTTCAACAACACTCCGGCTGGAGATGTTGTCGATAAGCTGATTGCGGAGTGGAAAACAGGGCCTCTGGAACTGACAACTGATGATCAAGGATATATAAATGTTTCCTTGTTTCATGGAGATTATGAGGTTACAGCTGAAGACAATGTGGGCAGTTCCGCAGCTACTCTAGGCTTTAAGGTTACAAAAGATGAACCACAGGCATTTGTTCAAGTTCAGATTGATACTTAA